A window of the Clostridia bacterium genome harbors these coding sequences:
- a CDS encoding GGDEF domain-containing protein — MDSGVKSALRSFFVPGGALLAGIVGLLHARVLIIASAQVADFYWYVAFAAGALLAWRFQSVRALFLLIVFALATLAPAVLTGNVVLSAVAILLPLDLILFSLPQEHGFSVADFAIGFAFLFLQFVAIALLARPELSNASKVLDHSFSTAPWMHQGIPQVALLGFAIALLTFLVRYLLHRSPIETGCFWATASAFAGVRAGSSTMRTFYMATAAVLIGVALVEHSYRMAFQDELTGLPARRAFNEAVRKLRADYAVAMVDIDFFKKFNDEFGHDTGDQVLRMVASRIARVGGSGQAYRFGGEEFCVLFAGTSIQQAFALMDTVRQEIADSRFVVRGPDRDIRSSEHRSAKERRGMRDVQVTVSVGVATPTARTFHVDEIIVLADEALYAAKRNGRNRVQSSTASKPTPTLSR, encoded by the coding sequence GTGGATTCTGGCGTAAAGAGTGCGTTGCGGAGCTTCTTCGTCCCAGGCGGAGCCTTGCTCGCCGGCATCGTCGGACTGCTGCATGCCCGCGTACTCATCATCGCCAGCGCGCAGGTAGCCGACTTCTATTGGTACGTGGCATTCGCGGCAGGAGCGCTGCTTGCCTGGCGGTTCCAGTCTGTTCGCGCGTTGTTCCTGCTGATCGTGTTTGCGCTTGCAACGCTTGCGCCGGCCGTGCTTACCGGTAACGTGGTGCTCAGTGCGGTAGCCATCCTGCTCCCGCTCGACCTGATCTTGTTCTCGCTCCCACAGGAGCATGGATTTTCTGTCGCGGACTTTGCGATTGGGTTCGCCTTCCTGTTCTTGCAGTTTGTGGCAATTGCCCTGCTCGCGCGTCCTGAACTGAGCAACGCCTCCAAGGTGCTCGATCATTCGTTCAGCACTGCGCCATGGATGCATCAAGGGATTCCGCAAGTGGCATTGCTCGGCTTTGCGATCGCACTTCTAACTTTCCTCGTACGTTACTTGCTGCATCGTAGCCCGATCGAAACCGGATGCTTTTGGGCAACTGCATCTGCGTTCGCGGGAGTTCGCGCCGGAAGCAGCACTATGCGCACGTTCTACATGGCAACTGCCGCAGTGTTGATCGGCGTGGCGCTTGTTGAGCACTCCTATCGCATGGCCTTCCAGGACGAGTTAACCGGCTTGCCGGCAAGACGCGCTTTCAACGAGGCGGTTCGCAAGCTGCGCGCCGACTATGCTGTCGCGATGGTGGACATAGACTTCTTCAAGAAATTTAACGACGAGTTCGGGCACGATACGGGCGATCAGGTATTACGCATGGTCGCATCCCGAATCGCTCGTGTCGGCGGAAGCGGACAAGCCTATCGTTTCGGTGGTGAAGAATTCTGTGTGCTGTTTGCAGGCACATCGATTCAACAAGCATTCGCATTAATGGATACAGTTCGGCAGGAGATTGCCGATAGCAGATTCGTCGTTCGCGGGCCTGATCGTGATATCCGCTCCAGCGAACACCGGAGTGCGAAGGAACGACGAGGTATGCGAGACGTCCAGGTCACCGTCAGCGTCGGAGTTGCCACCCCAACCGCCCGCACCTTCCACGTCGATGAAATTATCGTGCTGGCTGACGAAGCGCTCTACGCGGCCAAGCGCAATGGACGGAATCGCGTCCAGAGTTCAACCGCCTCCAAGCCCACTCCCACTCTTTCCCGTTAA
- a CDS encoding UdgX family uracil-DNA binding protein (This protein belongs to the uracil DNA glycosylase superfamily, members of which act in excision repair of DNA. However, it belongs more specifically to UdgX branch, whose founding member was found to bind uracil in DNA (where it does not belong), without cleaving it, appears to promote DNA repair by a pathway involving RecA, rather than base excision.): MPKRFEQDISAADFLPDELTLPALQTASKACRGCDLWLRGTQTVFGDGAHRAKVMFVGEQPGDKEDLTGKPFVGPAGALLDRALVAAGIDRKQVYVTNAVKHFKWEPRGKRRIHKKPNSFEIAACRSWLDSEIVVVRPRVIVCLGATAAQALLGRTFKVTQHRGQIIRLGAGLLMMATVHPTSILRASMTRLVELRWHISLMT; encoded by the coding sequence ATGCCGAAGCGCTTTGAGCAGGACATTTCCGCAGCAGACTTCTTACCGGATGAACTCACCTTACCCGCGCTGCAAACGGCTTCAAAGGCATGTCGCGGCTGCGATCTTTGGCTGCGCGGAACGCAGACGGTTTTTGGAGACGGTGCGCACCGCGCGAAGGTTATGTTTGTCGGTGAGCAGCCAGGCGACAAGGAAGATCTCACGGGAAAGCCCTTCGTGGGACCTGCTGGTGCGCTGCTCGATCGCGCCCTCGTTGCCGCCGGAATCGATCGCAAACAGGTGTACGTCACAAATGCGGTCAAGCACTTCAAGTGGGAACCGCGCGGCAAGCGCCGTATCCATAAAAAGCCCAACTCATTTGAGATCGCTGCCTGTCGTTCTTGGCTCGACTCAGAAATTGTCGTCGTTCGCCCCAGGGTCATCGTGTGCCTTGGTGCGACCGCTGCGCAAGCGCTGCTTGGTCGGACATTCAAGGTAACGCAGCATCGCGGCCAAATCATACGCTTGGGAGCCGGGCTATTGATGATGGCCACGGTTCATCCGACGTCGATTCTGCGCGCATCGATGACGAGGCTCGTCGAACTGAGATGGCACATTTCATTGATGACCTGA